The genomic region CCTATCTGCATCTGATCGAAGCGCTCGGCTCCGAAATCGGCCTGAGCGACGATCTCCACGCGGGCGCGGTCAATAACGCCGCGCTGTTCCGCTCCCATTTCAACGGGCCGCTCATCTCAGCAGCGGCCTACACGCCGGAACGCGCCGCCGAGACAGTCGATGAGGGACGCGCCGACGCCATCGCCTTCGGACGGCTGTTTATCGCCAACCCCGATCTTCCCGAGCGCATCCGGCGGAACGCTCCGCTCAACCCGCCTGTGCGCGCCACCTTTTATGGAGGCGACGCGAAGGGCTACACGGACTATCCGACGCTTCCATAACAAACGTCCATTTTCAGTAAAACTCTGCCACAAGGAGACCGCGATGTTCACGCAAAACGCATTGATCGATTCACAACCCGCAGTCGAAACTTGCGCCTTCCCCAGAACGGAGGAGACTACCGACGCAGCTTTCAAACCGTCCTATCTCTTCACTCCCGTCGAGATCGGTCCGTATACGCTCGCGCATCGAGTCGTGATGGCGCCGCTCACACGGCTGCGCTCGGAAACGCCCGGGGATGTCCCCGGCGATCTGATGGTCGAATATTACGGCCAGCGCGCCTCCCCGGGCGGCTTCATCGTCTCGGAAGCGACGACCATTGCAGTGACCGGCCGGGGCTATCTGGGCGCTCCGGGTATCTACTCCGACGCGCAAGCGGCGGGCTGGCGGCGGGTGACGGACGCCGTACACGCCAAAGGCGGCCTCATCTTCATTCAGCTCTGGCATGTGGGCCGCGCCGCGCATGTCGAGATGACCGGCGGCGAGGCCCCGGTGAGCGCTTCCGCCGTCCCCTTCGAAGGCGTCGCCTTCACGAAGGACGGCTGGGTTCCGGTCTCCCCAAACCGCGCGCTTCGCACGGACGAAATACCCGGCGTCGTCGAAGCCTATCGCCTCGGCGCGGTTCGGGCGAAGGCGGCCGGCTTCGACGGCGTCGAAATCCATGGCGGCAACGGCTACCTGGTGGACCAGTTCCTCCAGGACGGCAGCAACAAACGGACCGACGAATACGGCGGGCCGATCGAACACCGCGCCCGGTTTCTGTTTGAGGTGCTGGACGCGGTCATCTCCGTGTGGGGAGCCGACCGTGTCGCGGTTCGTCTTTCACCCGCTACACGCTTTAACGGGATGTCCGACAGCAATCCCGAGGCGACCTTCGGATACGTCGCGAAGCAGCTCAATCGCTACGGCCTCGCTTACCTTCATATCATCGAGCCGCGAATCAACGGCAATGAAGAGGTCTCGGAAGGGCTGGCGCCGGTGGCGACCGAGCATCTGCGCGCGATCTACACGGGAAAGCTCATCTCGGCAGGCGGTTTTCATCCCGATACCGCCGAGGAGATCCTGAAGATCGGGAACGCCGACGCCGTCGCCTTTGGCCGTCTGTTCATCGCCAATCCCGACCTCCCCGAACGCCTGCGGCTCAGCCTTCCGCTCAATCCATACGACCGCTCGACCTTCTATGGCGGCGACGCCCACGGCTACACCGACTATCCGTTCTATGGAAAGGGAAGCTAATCCTCATGGAAGTCAACACTCAGGAACAAAACAAGACGATTGCGCTAGAAGCGTTCGAGGCCCTGTTCAACCAGCGCGATTACGCATTGGCGGAACGCTATTGGTCTCCGCACTACATTCAGCACAGCGCCCACATCCCGCCGGGACGCGAGGGGCTCTTCGATCTCGTCCGAGCGATCCCGGAAACATCGAAATATGAGCTTGGATTGATCGCGGCGGAAGGAGACTTCGTCATCATGCACGGCCGGTACTCCGGGATCGGACTGCCGGCGAACTGGATCGCGGCGGACATTATCCGTATGAAGGACGGCGTACTGATCGAACACTGGGATGTCATTCAGGACGAAGCCACGCGCGAACAGTCGCAGAGCGGCGCCCCCATGTTCGGCGACAGCTTCCCAAAAGAAAAGGAGCAGGAATGAAACTCACGGGCAACACGATCTTTATCACCGGAGGCGGCTCAGGCATCGGCCGAGGGCTGGAGGAGGCGCTGCACGCGCTTGGGAATCAGGTGATCATCTCCGGGCGGCGGGCCGGCAATCTGGCCGAGACGATTCGCGCAAATCCCGGCATGCAATCGGTCGAACTGGATATTTCGGACTCGGCGAGCATCGCGGCAGTGGCGCAGTGGCTGATCGCGGAGCATCCAGCGCTGAACGTACTGATCAACAACGCCGGCGTCATGCATATCGACAACGCCGCAGGCGCTGTCGAGGAAGACCTGATCGTGTCCACTATCACGACCAATTTGATGGGGCCGATCCGCCTGACCGGGGCGCTGGTCGAACATCTGAAGCAGCAGGAGGCGGCGACAATCGTCAACGTCGCCTCGGTGCTGGGTTTCGTCCCGATGGCTTCGGCGGCGGTTTATTCGTCCACGAAGGCGGCGATGCATTCCTACACACAGTCGCTTCGGTACAGGCTCCGGAACAGTTCGGTGGCGGTTCTGGAGCTTGCGCCGCCGTGGGTGCGGACAGATCTTCTCAACAGCAGCGAAGAGCCAAGGGCGATGCCGCTGGCGGAGTTCATCTCCGAAACCATGACGATATTGGGCGCGGATGCAGAGGAGATCATCGTCGAACGGGCGCAGCTTCTTCGGAGCAAGATCGGCGACGCTTCGTTCGTCACTCAATTCAACGACCTGTTGGAGCAGTCCCAATAATCAAGCAGCCACGCCGATTACCCAATCGAGCTGCGGCGAACAACCATCACAGCAAACACGACAGACCATAGGAGAAACGACCATGACATTCATCAACGCCAGCTTCCTCTCGGCCGCCGCCATCGCCCTCGCGGCGATCGCCGCGCCTCTCTCGGCCGCGCACGCCGACGCTCCGGCCAAGCCCGTCATCGTGCTCGTCCACGGCGCATTCGCCGACGCCACCGGCTGGAGCCACGTCATCCCACTGCTGGAGAAGGACGGTTACACGGTCTTCGCCGTCCAGAATTCACTGACTTCCCTGGACGCCGATGTCGCCACCACCAAGCGCGTCATCGAGGCCCAGAAAGGCCCCGTGGTGGTGGTCGGCCATTCGTACGGCGGCGCGGTCATCACCGGCGCGGCGGCGGATCAGGCGAACGTCAAAGCCCTGGTCTATCTGGCCGCATTCGCCCCGGACAGCGGCGAAGCCGTGGGCGTGTTCGCGGATCAGATCCCGCTCGCCAAAACGCTCGTACCGGATGCGGCGGGTTTCCTCTACATCGACCGGGCGAAGTTCCACGACGCCTTCTGCGCCGATGTGCCGGCGGAGGAAGCGCACATTATGGGGATCGTCCAGAAACCTCTCGCCAGCGCGATCTTCGGACAGTCCATCCCCGCCGCCGCCTGGAAAACGATTCCATCCTGGTATCTGGTCAGCCAGGACGACCACGCGATCAGCCCGGACCTGGAGCGTTTCTACGCAAAGCGCATGGGCGCCCAAACCAGCGAGATCAAAGCCAGCCATGTGGCGTTTATCTCCCACCCCAAAGAGATCGTCCACTGGATCGAAGAGGCGGCGAACGCGTCGGCCAAATAACACGACCAGCGGTGAAGGCGGCTTGCATCGTTCTTCTGGCAAGCCGCCTTCACCGCCGACAATTTTGACTTTCTATTCGATTTTGCCCGTCGCATTTACGGATTTCGCAGCGTGACTAGCAGTCGGAGCCAAATACAAAGGACGAGTAAACGGTCGATCGATGCTTTCCATCAGCATGCGGGCTTCCGAAAGATCGAGGGACAATTTCGTGTTGAGATCGCGGACGGCTTCTACTTTGCGCCCGGCGGCGAGGTGTAAGTAAATCGCAAGAGTATCTGCTCCGTTCAGTTGGGATAGGATAGGATGCTTCGCGATCAGTGCAGGGGAAACCGAAAAATCGCAGGCTTTCGTCCGCACGGCGTCGCCAATGCGGCCAAACTGCGTAAGTCGATTTGTGAGTTGCACCTTGCGGCCATTCACGGCGAGAAGAATCTGCTCGGGCGTGATGTCCAACTGCTGGACGTTCGTCCATGGCGCCTCAATCCACGGAGACTTACGGAAAATGAGCGAGCGTTCACGATAGCGAAACCGGTCGTCGGTTAGGACAATCTCGATCTCTTTCCATATCAGGAGTGTTTCTATGCTCACGAACAAGAAGAGATCGCCCAATGCTGCGATCAGGCGTCGCGGAATCCCGATATGCAGCGCGGATGCGCCAAGGGCCGCGACAAAATTGATAACCCATGGGGCGTTGAAGCAGGCAAAAAGCAGCGCAAATATGGCTACCACGCCAAAAAGCATAGGACTTGTGGTTTGGCGTACTTCGACATTCATACCAGAGATAATACTCGATCGCGCCTCAAAGAGAATCCTCCACCTTCCCTAAGGTGCGACGCTTTACGCGACAAATGAGTAACTCCCCGAACCGATGGCGTACACCGTCGCGCCAATCTCCTGCCTTACGAACGTTACGCCCTTCGCCTGCGCCGCCGGGGCGCCGCCCTCGGTGATCTGGGCGGCGCCGGCCGCCGGGATCCAGACCGTCGCGGTGGAGTTCGCGGGAATGGTCATGTCGAGATGGAATTTGCCGTTTTGGCGCGTCCAGCTTGTGGCGATCTTGCCGTGGGGTCCAAGATGGCTGCCCTTTGCCCAGGTCAACCCGCCGACGACTTGAGGGCGGATGAGAATGTGCGAGAACCCGGGAGATTCGGGATCGAGTCCGATGCCGGCGAGCGCCTGGAAGAACCAGTTGCTCACGTCGCCGAACATGATATGGTTGTGGGAGTCGCTTTCCGTCCACTGCTCCCAGAGCGTCGTGGCGCCTTGCGTGATCCACCACGCCCAGCTCGGCTGCTCCTTACGCGCGACAACGTGATGCGCGAGGTCGGCGCGGCCGCCGTCGGAGAGGACGCGCAGGATATATTTGGCGCCGAGGATGCCGCAGTCGATGTGGCCCTGCCGCTCGATGTCCGCGACGAGCGCGGCAAAGACGTCGTCCTGATGTTCGGCGGGAGTGAGACCGAAGAACAGCGGCATGGCCTGCGCGGTCTGTTCGCCCTCGGCGTACATTTTCGTCGCAGGGTTCCACCATTTGGCGTGGAATCCGGCTTTGATACGGTCCGCGAGCGCGCCGTATTTCCGCGCATCGGCGTCGCGGCCCAGAAGTTTGGCCGCATCGGAGAGAATGCGCGCGTCGTGATAGATATAGACCGTGGAGCTCAGCTGGCTGGGAGTCTTGGTCTTCCAGGGCAGCCAGTCGCCGAGGCTGTCGAAGGGAACGACGTCGTCCTCAAGCCGGCCGGCGACGTAATCGACGTAACGCGCGATGTAGTCGTAATGGCGCGCGAGGATGCGCGTGTCGCCGAGATATCGATATAAATCCCAGGCGATGATCGCGTAGGCGCTGTCCCAGGCGGGATGACAGCCGCCGCTCCCCCACCCGCCTGATGGAATGATGTCGCCGACCTGACCGTTTTCCTGCTGGTTGTCCGCGATATCATTCAGCCACTTTGTGTAGAACGCCGCCGACTGGAAGTTCATCAGGCCGGCTTCGGCGGCGAGATGGGCGTCGCCCGTCCAGCCATTCTTTTCGCGCTGCGGGCAGTCGGTGGGAATGCTCTGGGCGTTGCTCAGATATGACCAGCGCGTGGCGTGCTGAATCTTGTTCAGCATCTCATCCGAGCAGGAGAACTCCCCGGCCGACGCGACATCGGTATGCGCGAATCGTCCCCGGAAGTTATGCGGGCTCGGTTTGCCCGGAAATCCCGTGATTTCGGCGTACTGGAAGCCGCTGTACGAGAAACGCTGCTCCCAGACCTCTTCACCGCCGCCCTTGCAAATATAGGTATCCGTTTGGAACAGCTGCGGCGGCGTGGTCTTGTTCATGAAGTAATCGATGTTCGAGGTATCCAGCGTCCCATCGGCGTGAACCAATTCGCCGTAACGCATCGTGATCGCGGTCCCTGCGGGAGCGGTCACGCGCAGCTGTACGTGCCCGGAGAAGTTCTGCCCGAAGTCGACGACATGCACGCCGGGCCTGGGTTCGGTGATCCTGACCGGGGTCAGGCTCTGCGTGACGGCGACCGGCGGACAGCGCCGCGCCGCCAGCTTACCAGCAAGCGCAGGCATGTGGTGGACCGGCTCCCATGCCTTATCGTCGAAGCCGGGACGGTCCCAGCCGGGCGTTTCCAGCCGCGCGTCGTAGATCTCGCCGCTGTAGATCCCATCGCGGACAATGGGTCCGGCGGCGGTTTTCCAGGCGTCGTCGCTGACGATGGTTTGATGGCCGCCGCCCACATACTCGATCTCCAGCACGAGGCGCAGCCGCTGCGGGCCGCGCCAGGACGCCTTTTCGAACTGCCAGGTCGCCAGATCGTGGACATCGTACCAGCCCTTGCCCAGCACCGCGCCGATGGCGTTCGAGCCCAGCGCCACCAAGTGCGTCACATCATAAGTCACGTACAGCGCATGTTTATCAAACGCCGTATAGGCGGGATCGCGTTCGGACGCGCCGCCGAGACGGGTCCCGTTCAGATAAATATCGGCGTATCCCAAGCCGCACGCATAGACCCGGGCGCGCTGGACGGGATCCTTCGACGAAAACTCACGACGCAGATACGGCGCGGGATCCGACATGGACAGGGATGCGGGAACCGCCGACGGAACTCCCCAGGGATGATCCCCGACCGCCGCCACGACCTGCGCGGCCGGCCATGCGCTGTCGTCGAAACCAAGGGCGTCCCATCCCGGGGTTTCGGCTGCGAACGCTTTCCACGAGCCATCCGAGATCACGACGATCGAGGCGCCCTGATCCAGCGTCACCACCAAACGGCAAGCAAGGCCGGCGGCGTCCTTCACATTCGTTCCGACAATCGCCAAAACGTTCGCGCCCCGAACGATATGCTGGGTGACATCCTGCGCCTTCGTCGTCTTCCAGTCGTCCTCGCAGCCGCCGCGCGTCACTTCCTGTCCGTTGAGGCGCACGTCATACGCATCGTCGACGGTAAAGATCAGCTGCGCGGAGACGCATCGGCGTCCCTTCGGAACTATGAATGTCCGGCGAAACCAGCGCGATCCGTTCGGAGCTTTTTCGGCGGGATTAACGCCCAACTCCCCGTACCAGATCCACGAAACGCCTTCGAGGCTGGCCGGCGGCGCGCCGGCGGTAGCGGCCGTACGACCGATCCAGGCGCTCGACTTCCAATCCGCCTCCTCCAGCAGTCCCATTTCCCAGCGCGCCGTTTCGCTCCAGGGCGTCGCGACCCCGGCGGCGTCCCAGCTGCGCACGCGCCAGAAGCACTGCCGCCGGGGCGTCAGCGGCTTGCCGCGATATTCAATGTGGCTGGTGGCGTCGGACAGAACCTTGCCGCTGTTCCACAGGTCGAAATGCCCGGCGGCCAGATCGTCCGGGGTGCTGGCGACCACAATCTGATAGGCGCTCTGCCGCCATCCGCGCGCGGACGCCTCGATTACCCAACTCAAACGCGGCGTGCGCTCATCGAGGCCTAAGGGATCGGTCAAATATTCACAGCGCAGATCCAGGGCGACGCCGCCCCCCTGCACGGCGGGCTTCGCCGCCGCGCACTCCACCTGCCCTCCAATAAAGCCGCCGGCCATCGTGCCCGCGACGAGCCCCATGAGCTCTCGTCGTGATAGTTTATAGTCAGACATAGTATTGCTTATCCAGTAGAAACGCCATTGGGAGATTGTGGTGGAATGTGGCGGTGATACGCTTAAAATTGGGCGAACGCTCCTCATTTTCCTTCTCAATTTACAAATAAATCCCGAGGCGGCGATCGGGGGTAAAATGACGTCATGGATGTCATTGTGATCGGCGGCGGTATGGGGGGCCTCTCGGCGGGAATACAACTGGCGGCGCGGGGAGCGCGTGTGACGTTGTTTGAAAAGAATGAGAGGGTCGGCGGCAAGCTCAACGTTTGGTCGGATGATGGATTTCTATTCGATACCGGCCCGCATGTGCTCACGATGCTCTGGGCCATCGACGAAATCTTCGCCGCCGCCGGGCGCCGCCTGGCCGACGCGGTCGATCTGATTCCCCTCGACACGATCTGCCGCTATCACTTCCCGGACGGCGCGACGCTGGACGCTCCCGCCGACCGCGACGCCGCGACACAGGCTATCGCCGAGTTCGCCCCGGGAGAAGAACAGGGCTTCGCGCGCTTCCTCGACTACGCCCGACGCGTCTCGGATGCAACCACGGACCCATTTCTGCGCAACGACTTCGGCGCAAGCGTCCACGGCGCTCCCACGCGCGAGCAGTGGGGACAACTGCGAGAGTTTTTGGCGCTCAAGCCCTGGCGCACGCTGCGCGACGTGGTGCGCGAACACTTCTCCGACCCCAGACTGCGCGATGTGTTTGAACTTTACGCCCTTTACAGCGGCTCGCATCCCGCCCGCAGCTCTGGGATCTTCGCCACCGTCGCCGATGTCCAGTGGCGGCAAGGGACTTATTATGTCCGTGGCGGACTCTACAAACTCGCGGAGGCGCTTGTCGAATTGGCGCGAGATGTCGGCGTGTCGATCCAGACCAGCAGCCCCGTGCGTGAGATCATCGTCAAAAACGGACGGGCGCGCGGCGTCGCCCTGGAGAACGGAGCGCGCCACTACGCCGACGCCGTCGTCTGCAACGAAGATACGCTGGCGGCGTACAAATCCCTGCTGGCGCCCCAGAGCCGCCCCCACTATCCCGATCGCAAAGCAGACGCCGTTGAGACAAGCACTTCGGCGTTTCTGCTCTTGCTCGGAGTGCGCGGCGAGTATCCGCAGCTTGCGCACCATAACTCGTTTCTTTCGACCGATCTCGAAGCCGAGTTTGGGAGCATCTTTGACCGGCATCGTCCCGCAGACGATCCGACCGTCGGCGTCGCCTGCCAGAGCGTGACCGACCCGAGCAAAGCGCCGCCCGGCTGCTCCAACCTTTTTCTCATGACGAACCCGCCCGCTCTCAGCGATGCGTTCGATTGGACACGGGAGGCGGCCTCGTACCGCGAGATCGTCTTGAATAAATTGGAGGCGATGGGGCTGAAGGGGCTGCGCGATCGTATCGTCGTCGAGCAGATGTGGACGCCGTTGGACCTACAAAGCCGCTACAACGCCCGGCGCGGGGCGGTTTACGGCCTGAGCTCCAACGGCTGGCGCAACGCGTTTTTGCGGCCGCCCAACGTCTGTCCGGATGTGAAGGGGTTATACTTCGTCGGCGGCGGCACGCACCCTGGCGGCGGCCTGCCGCTGTGCGCGCTCTCCGGAACCAACGTCGCTCGCCAGCTTCAGGCAAATCATCGCCGGGAATTCCCATCGTGAGGGTACAATTTCTTCGCAAGAATATTGGGAAAGTTACGCAGAGTTTCGAGGATAACTCCGATGATCTGTCATGAATGCAAGGCGGATAATCCCGCCGGCCACAAATTTTGCGGCGGCTGCGGCAAAGAACTCAAGGCTCCCCCGCCCGATGTTCTGGTCGAAGGCGACCCGACCGCGTTTTACTGCAACAAGCACACCAAAACCATCACCCGCCTGCGCTGCGGCCGCTGCGCGACCCCGATCTGCCCTCGCTGCATGGTCCAGGGCGTCGCGGGCGCTCGCTGCAAAGCCTGCGCCAAAAACAAAGTACCGATCCGGATCACGGGCGTGCTGCATGGCGCCGGGAAAACGATCGAAAGCGGCATGCAGGGCCGCCGAAGCACCCTCTGGTACATGGTGATCCTGGATATTATCATTTCGCTGTTCCGGCGGTAGAGTACTGAACTGCGGGTATAAAACCCACGCGTTCAATACTCTTGGATGAGGTAGGTCTTTCGATAACGCAATCGCCAACATCGAGTTATTGGGTGGCATGCCGGCGCAAAGCCGCCGGCATGCCACCCGGTGAAATTGGCCGAACAAAAGACTTCCTCAATGAAGACCCTGTGAGTGCCGTGGGACTTGCTCACACCCGCCGCCCCAGCACGATCTTCCGCTCCGTTTCTTCCTCTGCCTCCGGAAGCATCAGCGAGACGGGCTTCTCTAACTTGATCCCGAAGTTCTTCGCTGCGATCCGGCCCTCGGACATCTCCTCATCCACATTCGCGCCTTTCATCGCCACCAGAACGCCGCCGGAAAGGAGGAAGGGCGCGGTCCAGGGCAGCAGCTTCGCGAGCGACGCGACGGCGCGCGCGGTGACGACGTCGTAGGCGTGGGCGTGGTCCATTTCTTTGGCGGCGTCTTCGGCGCGGGCGTGCAGAATGTCGACGCGGGTGAGGGCCAGCGCGTCCGCGACAGCGCGGCAGAAGGTGAGCTTTTTGGCGGTGGAGTCGAGCAGGGTGAGATGGATGTCCGGGCGGACGATCTTGAGGGCGAGACCGGGCAGACCGGCGCCGGTTCCGACATCGATCAGGCGCGCATTCCGCGGGATCTGCATGACGCGCAGGACTGAGAGCGAATCCAGAAAGTGCTTGACGGCGATGTCGCGTGGTGAGGTGAGACGCGTCAGGTTCATGCGCGTCGCGTTCCATTCCACGAGCAGATCGGCGTATTGCTGAAATTGATCGAGCTGAGCGGGAGTGAGGTTCAGGTCCCAGGCGTCGTTGGCGCCGCGACGAAATATATCGATAAGTTGTTCTTCCACGCGAACATTATGACGAATATTCGCCGTATTGTCCGCGAGAAGACGCAAACTTGCCGATTTTGAGCGCCAATCGCCTAATTGGCGAGACCGCGCACGAGCCGCCATTCTCGAATGGGCTGACCATGCCGATAGATCGTGTAGACAAAATCGCGGTCATAGGAACGATAGCCGTGCGTCTCCGCCCAGCACGTCATTTCCGATCGCTGTGTCTGCGGGTCCGGCTTATCGCTGGTCACAAAATACGCTCCGACGACCGGTCCTTCAATTTTCAATACCACGAAATTGTCCTTCAGTAAAAATGGAACGAGGAGCCGTATGTCGCCGCACCTCTCGGCTCGGACGGCCCCTCGATATTTATGGCGAGCACAGACGGCCTGGCGACCGAAGCATGGGCGTGCGGGGCGTCAGGAGAGGCCGCTCCGCGTTTCCAGTAGGACTGTGCTCGATATTGCCTACACCCTCAATTATGGCGGCCAGGCGTTCTCTGCACACTGCGCGGAATACGAGCTTTCCCGTCGCCTTGACAACCCCCACCCGCCCCGGTATACTCGAAGCTCGACACATTGTGAAAAATCGCACGGAATGGAAATAAGTGATGGCTTACCAATCACTGCACGAATTTATTCAGCGTCTGGACAAGGCCGGCGAGCTGCGGCGAATCCAGCAGCAAGTCGATCCCTATCTGGAGATCACGGAGATCGCGGACCGCGTCATGAAGATGCCGGGCGGCGGCCCCGCGCTGCTTTTTGAGAACGTGAAAGGATCGAAGTTCCCGCTCGCGATCAATTTGATGGGCTCCCGGAAGCGCATGTCCTGGGCGCTCGGCGTGGACGACATCGAAGAGATCGCCGACGAGATCGCCGCGCTTACCAGACTGCCCTCCAATATGCCGGCGTCGCTGCTCGGCAAGATCCAGATCCTGCCGCAGCTCGCGGCTCTGGGCGCCATTGCGCCCAAGCTCATCTCTCCCGTCACGGCGCCGTGCCAGGAGGTCGTGAAGCTTGGCAAGGACGCGAACCTCGACGAGCTTCCGATCCTCACCTGCTGGCCGGATGACGGCGGGCCGTTTATCACCCTGCCGCTGGTGTTCACCAAGGACGAAGGCACGGGCAAGCGTAACGTCGGCATGTATCGGATTCAGAAGCAAGGTCCGCACGAGACGGGGATGCACTGGCAGCGTCACAAAGTGGGCAGCCGCCACTATGCGAACTACGAAGCCAAGGGCCGCGATATTCCCGTCGCCATCGTTCTGGGCGGCGATCC from Capsulimonas corticalis harbors:
- a CDS encoding phytoene desaturase family protein, translated to MDVIVIGGGMGGLSAGIQLAARGARVTLFEKNERVGGKLNVWSDDGFLFDTGPHVLTMLWAIDEIFAAAGRRLADAVDLIPLDTICRYHFPDGATLDAPADRDAATQAIAEFAPGEEQGFARFLDYARRVSDATTDPFLRNDFGASVHGAPTREQWGQLREFLALKPWRTLRDVVREHFSDPRLRDVFELYALYSGSHPARSSGIFATVADVQWRQGTYYVRGGLYKLAEALVELARDVGVSIQTSSPVREIIVKNGRARGVALENGARHYADAVVCNEDTLAAYKSLLAPQSRPHYPDRKADAVETSTSAFLLLLGVRGEYPQLAHHNSFLSTDLEAEFGSIFDRHRPADDPTVGVACQSVTDPSKAPPGCSNLFLMTNPPALSDAFDWTREAASYREIVLNKLEAMGLKGLRDRIVVEQMWTPLDLQSRYNARRGAVYGLSSNGWRNAFLRPPNVCPDVKGLYFVGGGTHPGGGLPLCALSGTNVARQLQANHRREFPS
- a CDS encoding alkene reductase; its protein translation is MFTQNALIDSQPAVETCAFPRTEETTDAAFKPSYLFTPVEIGPYTLAHRVVMAPLTRLRSETPGDVPGDLMVEYYGQRASPGGFIVSEATTIAVTGRGYLGAPGIYSDAQAAGWRRVTDAVHAKGGLIFIQLWHVGRAAHVEMTGGEAPVSASAVPFEGVAFTKDGWVPVSPNRALRTDEIPGVVEAYRLGAVRAKAAGFDGVEIHGGNGYLVDQFLQDGSNKRTDEYGGPIEHRARFLFEVLDAVISVWGADRVAVRLSPATRFNGMSDSNPEATFGYVAKQLNRYGLAYLHIIEPRINGNEEVSEGLAPVATEHLRAIYTGKLISAGGFHPDTAEEILKIGNADAVAFGRLFIANPDLPERLRLSLPLNPYDRSTFYGGDAHGYTDYPFYGKGS
- a CDS encoding alpha/beta fold hydrolase, encoding MTFINASFLSAAAIALAAIAAPLSAAHADAPAKPVIVLVHGAFADATGWSHVIPLLEKDGYTVFAVQNSLTSLDADVATTKRVIEAQKGPVVVVGHSYGGAVITGAAADQANVKALVYLAAFAPDSGEAVGVFADQIPLAKTLVPDAAGFLYIDRAKFHDAFCADVPAEEAHIMGIVQKPLASAIFGQSIPAAAWKTIPSWYLVSQDDHAISPDLERFYAKRMGAQTSEIKASHVAFISHPKEIVHWIEEAANASAK
- a CDS encoding SDR family oxidoreductase: MKLTGNTIFITGGGSGIGRGLEEALHALGNQVIISGRRAGNLAETIRANPGMQSVELDISDSASIAAVAQWLIAEHPALNVLINNAGVMHIDNAAGAVEEDLIVSTITTNLMGPIRLTGALVEHLKQQEAATIVNVASVLGFVPMASAAVYSSTKAAMHSYTQSLRYRLRNSSVAVLELAPPWVRTDLLNSSEEPRAMPLAEFISETMTILGADAEEIIVERAQLLRSKIGDASFVTQFNDLLEQSQ
- a CDS encoding nuclear transport factor 2 family protein, with translation MEVNTQEQNKTIALEAFEALFNQRDYALAERYWSPHYIQHSAHIPPGREGLFDLVRAIPETSKYELGLIAAEGDFVIMHGRYSGIGLPANWIAADIIRMKDGVLIEHWDVIQDEATREQSQSGAPMFGDSFPKEKEQE
- the rsmG gene encoding 16S rRNA (guanine(527)-N(7))-methyltransferase RsmG produces the protein MEEQLIDIFRRGANDAWDLNLTPAQLDQFQQYADLLVEWNATRMNLTRLTSPRDIAVKHFLDSLSVLRVMQIPRNARLIDVGTGAGLPGLALKIVRPDIHLTLLDSTAKKLTFCRAVADALALTRVDILHARAEDAAKEMDHAHAYDVVTARAVASLAKLLPWTAPFLLSGGVLVAMKGANVDEEMSEGRIAAKNFGIKLEKPVSLMLPEAEEETERKIVLGRRV
- a CDS encoding family 78 glycoside hydrolase catalytic domain, with the protein product MSDYKLSRRELMGLVAGTMAGGFIGGQVECAAAKPAVQGGGVALDLRCEYLTDPLGLDERTPRLSWVIEASARGWRQSAYQIVVASTPDDLAAGHFDLWNSGKVLSDATSHIEYRGKPLTPRRQCFWRVRSWDAAGVATPWSETARWEMGLLEEADWKSSAWIGRTAATAGAPPASLEGVSWIWYGELGVNPAEKAPNGSRWFRRTFIVPKGRRCVSAQLIFTVDDAYDVRLNGQEVTRGGCEDDWKTTKAQDVTQHIVRGANVLAIVGTNVKDAAGLACRLVVTLDQGASIVVISDGSWKAFAAETPGWDALGFDDSAWPAAQVVAAVGDHPWGVPSAVPASLSMSDPAPYLRREFSSKDPVQRARVYACGLGYADIYLNGTRLGGASERDPAYTAFDKHALYVTYDVTHLVALGSNAIGAVLGKGWYDVHDLATWQFEKASWRGPQRLRLVLEIEYVGGGHQTIVSDDAWKTAAGPIVRDGIYSGEIYDARLETPGWDRPGFDDKAWEPVHHMPALAGKLAARRCPPVAVTQSLTPVRITEPRPGVHVVDFGQNFSGHVQLRVTAPAGTAITMRYGELVHADGTLDTSNIDYFMNKTTPPQLFQTDTYICKGGGEEVWEQRFSYSGFQYAEITGFPGKPSPHNFRGRFAHTDVASAGEFSCSDEMLNKIQHATRWSYLSNAQSIPTDCPQREKNGWTGDAHLAAEAGLMNFQSAAFYTKWLNDIADNQQENGQVGDIIPSGGWGSGGCHPAWDSAYAIIAWDLYRYLGDTRILARHYDYIARYVDYVAGRLEDDVVPFDSLGDWLPWKTKTPSQLSSTVYIYHDARILSDAAKLLGRDADARKYGALADRIKAGFHAKWWNPATKMYAEGEQTAQAMPLFFGLTPAEHQDDVFAALVADIERQGHIDCGILGAKYILRVLSDGGRADLAHHVVARKEQPSWAWWITQGATTLWEQWTESDSHNHIMFGDVSNWFFQALAGIGLDPESPGFSHILIRPQVVGGLTWAKGSHLGPHGKIATSWTRQNGKFHLDMTIPANSTATVWIPAAGAAQITEGGAPAAQAKGVTFVRQEIGATVYAIGSGSYSFVA